A stretch of the Glutamicibacter sp. JL.03c genome encodes the following:
- a CDS encoding phosphotransferase produces MKRSAMELAAIATAAVPGLAPVGFAALSDDAEDFDSALIVDALKHRWRVRSPRHDEASMRLEAELSALRAFSAKVRTSLPFALPAVAGTVRQGSLRTFVYKDMPGHVPTLDELVDEGSNLAKALGQCMAAIHQIPDEAVEVAGLPTYSADEVRQRKLNELDTAAATGKVPSRLLRRWEHAMEDVALWRFNSAVVHGDFDEEQLQISHSSITAVKGWTDLHVGDPADDFAWLSAIEDQQFTDRVFSSYVEARGKAADPHIMRRAALAAEFALAQWLVKSLDSKDPQRIAEADEMLQELDHNIAEFGGQPLSVVEAPRPLSPQASTPTQDAAGEGSRTIPEGSTPAPQPSAALATPRINTAKVTALTEPKDAPEGSSSAPASSAESRTSEDAVAPQPTAKQAEETNDAKPEPVSKAGSESNPAADSSASPEARKSQDEPEIAKPAAESEKGKDDEDGAEK; encoded by the coding sequence GTGAAACGCTCTGCCATGGAACTCGCCGCAATTGCCACCGCCGCCGTCCCCGGATTAGCCCCGGTTGGTTTCGCGGCGTTGTCAGATGACGCAGAAGATTTTGATTCGGCTCTCATCGTCGATGCGCTCAAGCACCGGTGGCGTGTACGGTCGCCACGCCACGATGAAGCCAGCATGCGACTGGAAGCCGAACTATCAGCACTGCGTGCTTTCTCGGCCAAGGTTCGAACTTCGTTGCCATTCGCGCTCCCAGCAGTTGCTGGCACTGTCCGTCAAGGATCCCTGCGCACTTTTGTCTACAAGGACATGCCAGGACATGTGCCAACGTTGGATGAACTTGTCGACGAAGGAAGCAACCTAGCCAAAGCACTGGGACAGTGCATGGCTGCTATCCACCAGATTCCTGATGAAGCCGTGGAAGTTGCCGGCCTGCCGACCTATTCCGCCGACGAAGTGCGTCAACGCAAGCTCAATGAGCTCGATACCGCGGCGGCCACCGGCAAGGTGCCTAGCCGTTTGCTGCGCCGCTGGGAACACGCCATGGAGGATGTTGCGTTGTGGCGTTTCAACTCGGCAGTGGTTCATGGCGACTTTGATGAAGAGCAACTGCAAATTTCGCATTCCAGCATTACGGCGGTTAAGGGTTGGACGGACTTGCATGTCGGCGACCCCGCAGATGATTTCGCATGGCTTTCCGCCATCGAAGATCAGCAGTTCACTGACCGTGTTTTCTCTTCCTATGTCGAAGCACGCGGTAAGGCCGCCGATCCGCACATCATGCGTCGTGCCGCACTGGCAGCGGAGTTCGCATTGGCTCAGTGGCTCGTGAAGTCTCTTGATTCCAAGGATCCGCAGCGCATCGCCGAAGCCGATGAAATGCTGCAGGAACTTGATCACAACATTGCAGAATTCGGTGGACAGCCGTTGTCCGTCGTCGAGGCACCGCGTCCGCTTTCTCCTCAGGCATCTACACCAACGCAGGATGCCGCCGGTGAGGGCAGCAGGACCATCCCAGAAGGTTCAACGCCCGCGCCGCAGCCATCGGCAGCATTGGCTACCCCACGGATCAATACGGCAAAGGTCACCGCACTCACTGAACCGAAGGACGCCCCGGAGGGCTCCTCTTCAGCGCCCGCGTCCAGTGCCGAGTCCAGGACCTCCGAGGACGCCGTCGCTCCGCAGCCCACCGCGAAGCAGGCGGAAGAAACTAATGACGCAAAGCCCGAACCAGTCTCCAAGGCTGGCTCGGAATCGAATCCTGCGGCAGATTCCTCCGCTTCACCAGAGGCAAGGAAATCCCAGGACGAGCCCGAAATCGCCAAGCCTGCTGCCGAGTCGGAAAAGGGCAAAGATGACGAGGACGGCGCCGAAAAGTAA
- a CDS encoding ATP-dependent helicase: MSTIKYSPQELSQALGEKFPPTEQQAEIIAAPLEPMLVIAGAGSGKTKTMADKVVWLVANQLVRPEQILGVTFTRKAAGELSLRIRAKIAQLVAAGLLSQEETRDFLDPAVSTYHSYANTLVQDHGLRLGLEEDSALLGAAQSWQLGHSVLEKYTGDYQHLNSASSTLIDAIVSFSSEASEHLATAPEAHEWIDDLVSTLRALPMDAEKDKAPTQAALKLIDKLASRATIAELAEEYTREKKRLGVMDYGDLVAHAARIAQEVPAAALAERTSHQVVLLDEFQDTSHAQMVLFSQLYGKGHPVTAVGDPNQSIYGFRGASAGQLFRFPETFPIHRGERREIAHIKHLTIAWRNTVNVLSAANQITAGGAAHSGPVTVKPLEPSALALPGRVVLNRCATVRQEAEAIADLIEAEHRSDPQAGKTSAVLSRNRSQLSIMGEVLAQRGIRYQLVGLSGLLSTPEVTDLVACLHVLVDPLRSDKLMRLLAGARWRIGAADLAAFADWSRQLERRRSHGLRSSGASTEESAEAEAVETARAELNDAASLIEALDFLPPAGWSSSDGRSLSTEGRSRLAALKEELASLRLMANDDLETLIREVERAMNLDIEVAVRPWVERDVSRANLDAFADVVREYCRNAPRVELAGFLMWLEQAAEKEKGLPLPSEDADPQAVQLLTVHASKGLEWDIVAVMSLNDGVFPGSQADRWTSGDKALPWPLRGDAKDLPQWDTDQPALKEILEAESLFKDQVEDHHIAEERRLAYVAVTRAKSLLICSSSIWTATRSKPTEASEFFMALKPLAEGPDPKAEIGIWIDEEDAPEQNPNRLTPLEALWPYDPLDGPQVTGGMHDGESAYSRRAVVQEIADDVLAAQEDYQPVSAEGQHWLDEAHKLLAQREFLSNRERSIEVPEHVRASLFVELAEDPISVLENLRRPVPRRPGLAARRGTAFHAWIEEFYEKTSMLDLGDLVEPADSYLDEALDLESMKEAFLASEWAQLQPAYVEVPLETRVGPVAVRGRIDAVFQMDDGTWLLLDWKTGRVPHGKDLKSKLVQLAVYRLGWSRLHGIALDDIKAAFYYVAAGITVRAEHLSDEAELEAMISSAFEQLES; the protein is encoded by the coding sequence ATGAGCACCATCAAGTACAGCCCCCAAGAACTGTCGCAGGCGCTAGGGGAGAAGTTTCCTCCTACCGAGCAGCAGGCAGAGATTATCGCCGCCCCGCTGGAACCGATGCTGGTCATCGCTGGCGCAGGCTCCGGAAAAACCAAAACCATGGCCGACAAAGTTGTCTGGCTGGTCGCCAACCAATTAGTGCGTCCAGAACAAATCCTCGGTGTCACCTTCACCCGCAAAGCCGCGGGTGAGCTGTCCTTGAGAATCCGGGCCAAGATCGCCCAGCTCGTAGCCGCAGGACTATTGAGCCAGGAAGAAACTCGTGACTTCCTCGACCCAGCCGTTTCCACCTATCACTCCTACGCCAACACCCTGGTCCAGGATCATGGGCTGCGTCTGGGCTTGGAGGAAGACAGCGCCCTGCTTGGAGCAGCCCAATCGTGGCAGCTGGGACATTCGGTTTTGGAGAAATACACGGGGGACTACCAGCACTTGAACAGTGCCAGCAGCACCCTCATTGATGCCATTGTCTCCTTCAGCTCCGAAGCCTCCGAGCATCTGGCCACGGCTCCGGAAGCCCACGAATGGATCGATGACCTCGTATCAACGCTGCGAGCCCTGCCCATGGACGCGGAAAAAGACAAAGCTCCGACGCAAGCGGCATTGAAGCTTATTGACAAACTCGCGTCGAGGGCAACTATTGCCGAATTGGCCGAGGAATACACGCGCGAGAAGAAGCGGCTTGGCGTGATGGACTACGGAGACCTCGTCGCCCACGCGGCCAGGATCGCACAGGAAGTCCCTGCCGCCGCGCTCGCCGAACGAACGAGCCATCAAGTAGTGCTGCTGGATGAATTCCAGGACACATCCCACGCGCAGATGGTGCTCTTCTCCCAGCTCTACGGGAAGGGCCATCCGGTGACCGCCGTGGGCGACCCCAACCAATCGATCTACGGCTTCCGAGGCGCGAGTGCCGGGCAGCTGTTCCGGTTCCCCGAAACCTTCCCCATCCATCGCGGGGAGCGGCGCGAAATCGCCCACATTAAGCACCTGACTATCGCCTGGCGCAATACGGTGAACGTGCTGTCGGCGGCCAACCAGATTACTGCAGGGGGAGCCGCCCACTCCGGACCCGTCACCGTCAAGCCCTTGGAACCATCTGCCTTAGCCCTGCCAGGGCGCGTAGTGCTCAACCGGTGTGCCACAGTACGCCAGGAAGCCGAAGCCATCGCGGACTTGATTGAGGCTGAGCATCGGAGTGATCCCCAGGCAGGGAAAACGAGCGCCGTGCTATCGCGAAACCGCAGCCAGTTGAGCATCATGGGCGAGGTGCTCGCCCAGCGCGGTATTCGCTACCAGTTGGTGGGATTGTCGGGGCTATTGAGCACTCCCGAAGTTACCGACCTTGTTGCATGCCTCCATGTCCTGGTGGATCCATTGCGCTCGGACAAGCTGATGCGCCTGCTTGCCGGCGCCAGGTGGCGCATAGGCGCAGCCGACCTGGCCGCATTCGCCGACTGGTCACGGCAACTCGAACGGCGTCGCTCCCACGGATTGCGATCCAGTGGCGCCAGCACGGAAGAATCCGCCGAGGCTGAGGCTGTGGAAACAGCGAGAGCAGAGCTCAACGACGCCGCCAGCCTCATTGAAGCACTGGACTTTCTGCCTCCAGCAGGGTGGAGCAGCTCAGATGGCAGAAGCCTGAGCACCGAGGGCAGAAGCCGATTGGCTGCCCTGAAGGAAGAGCTGGCTTCATTGCGCCTGATGGCCAACGATGACTTGGAAACACTGATCCGAGAAGTCGAGCGGGCCATGAATCTGGATATTGAAGTAGCAGTTCGTCCGTGGGTCGAGCGCGATGTTTCACGAGCAAACCTTGATGCTTTTGCCGATGTTGTTCGCGAATATTGCCGTAACGCTCCGCGGGTGGAGCTCGCCGGATTCCTGATGTGGCTGGAACAAGCGGCCGAAAAAGAAAAGGGCTTGCCACTGCCTAGTGAAGATGCGGATCCTCAGGCCGTGCAGTTGCTGACCGTCCACGCCTCGAAAGGCTTGGAATGGGACATCGTTGCTGTGATGTCCTTGAACGATGGAGTTTTCCCGGGCTCCCAAGCGGACCGATGGACCAGTGGTGATAAGGCGTTGCCCTGGCCGTTGCGCGGCGATGCCAAGGACTTGCCGCAGTGGGACACCGATCAGCCGGCGCTCAAGGAGATCTTGGAAGCCGAATCCCTGTTCAAGGATCAGGTTGAAGACCACCATATTGCTGAGGAACGCCGGTTGGCCTACGTTGCGGTCACCCGTGCCAAGTCCCTGCTGATCTGCAGCAGCAGCATTTGGACGGCGACGCGAAGCAAGCCTACCGAGGCATCAGAGTTCTTCATGGCGTTGAAACCCCTGGCCGAGGGACCTGACCCAAAAGCGGAAATCGGAATCTGGATTGATGAAGAGGACGCGCCGGAGCAGAACCCCAATCGGCTGACCCCGCTGGAGGCACTATGGCCTTATGATCCTTTGGACGGGCCACAGGTTACCGGCGGCATGCACGATGGCGAATCGGCCTATTCGCGACGTGCGGTTGTCCAGGAAATCGCTGATGATGTCTTGGCAGCCCAGGAAGATTATCAGCCGGTGAGTGCCGAAGGGCAGCACTGGCTTGATGAAGCCCATAAGCTCCTGGCCCAGCGTGAATTCCTCAGTAACCGCGAGCGATCCATCGAAGTTCCGGAACATGTGCGCGCCTCGTTGTTCGTCGAACTGGCCGAAGACCCGATTTCGGTGTTGGAGAATCTTCGCCGTCCCGTGCCGCGACGCCCAGGGCTGGCAGCCCGCAGAGGCACTGCATTCCACGCATGGATTGAGGAATTCTACGAAAAGACCTCGATGCTCGATCTTGGGGATCTTGTCGAACCAGCGGACAGCTATCTGGACGAGGCCCTGGACCTGGAATCAATGAAGGAAGCTTTCCTCGCCAGCGAATGGGCGCAACTGCAGCCAGCCTACGTCGAGGTTCCATTGGAGACTCGCGTCGGACCTGTGGCGGTGCGAGGCAGAATTGATGCAGTCTTCCAAATGGATGATGGCACCTGGCTGTTATTGGATTGGAAGACCGGACGCGTCCCGCATGGAAAAGACTTGAAGAGCAAACTGGTTCAGCTCGCGGTTTACCGTCTGGGATGGTCGCGCCTGCATGGTATCGCGCTCGATGACATCAAGGCAGCGTTCTACTACGTCGCGGCCGGCATCACCGTGCGAGCAGAGCACTTGTCCGATGAAGCGGAACTGGAAGCAATGATCTCTAGCGCGTTCGAGCAACTCGAAAGCTAA